In Rutidosis leptorrhynchoides isolate AG116_Rl617_1_P2 chromosome 2, CSIRO_AGI_Rlap_v1, whole genome shotgun sequence, one genomic interval encodes:
- the LOC139887577 gene encoding uncharacterized protein, whose amino-acid sequence MIFWKDPWFEGIALKDRFPRLFHFETDQEVLVKDRIVKHGDSWVFVWSWHRPVRGRTLSDLQALESLLCNFKFHVGDIDTWKWRLQSSGNFSTKVLSNLIDEKQLGGSGSTHLSTLLNYLIPKKVEIFIWRLRYKRLPVKVELDKRGLDLGSIRCSLCDVDLESVDHIFLHCPVARDIWGRIFRWNNISNVNFQNIEDICRENDSSSVSSKIWQGVKWAGCYFIWQNRNNNIFKGIKGVGPNILNELQVKTFEWISKRSRRSHVDWNRWLLNPKAIDDQG is encoded by the exons atga TTTTTTGGAAGGATCCTTGGTTCGAAGGTATTGCTCTCAAAGATCGTTTCCCTAGGTTGTTCCATTTTGAAACTGATCAGGAAGTTCTAGTCAAGGATCGCATAGTCAAACATGGTGATTCATGGGTGTTCGTATGGTCTTGGCATCGGCCTGTTAGAGGCCGAACACTTTCTGATCTTCAAGCGTTGGAAAGCCTGTTATGTAACTTCAAGTTTCATGTTGGCGATATTGACACTTGGAAATGGAGATTACAAAGTAGTGGTAATTTCTCTACCAAAGTTCTTTCaaatcttattgatgaaaaacaacTTGGTGGATCGGGTTCTACACATCTTAGTACACTCCTCAACTATTTGATCCCAAAAAAGGTGGAAATTTTCATATGGCGGCTAAGATATAAACGTCTCCCGGTAAAAGTAGAGTTAGATAAACGTGGGTTAGATCTCGGCTCTATTCGTTGTTCGTTATGTGATGTTGATTTAGAATCGGTTGACCATATCTTTCTTCATTGTCCGGTGGCAAGAGATATTTGGGGTCGTATTTTTCGTTGGAATAATATTAGTAACGTAAACTTCCAAAACATTGAAGACATATGTCGGGAGAATGATAGCTCGAGTGTATCCTCAAAGATTTGGCAAGGTGTAAAATGGGCGGGTTGTTACTTTATTTGGCAAAATAGAAATAATAACATTTTCAAGGGAATAAAAGGTGTTGGCCCAAATATCCTTAATGAACTACAAGTCAAAACCTTTGAATGGATCTCGAAACGCTCAAGAAGATCTCATGTGGATTGGAATAGGTGGCTTCTAAACCCAAAGGCAATTGATGATCAGGGCTAA
- the LOC139890522 gene encoding multiprotein-bridging factor 1c, with translation MPTRPIGSFTQDWEPVTLQKSKPKSQVLRDQKSVTQALRSGAQVQTIKKYDGGSNKKPPATAVYARKLDEAAEPGSFDKVGLEVRQLIQKARLGKKMSQAELGKLVNERTQVVQEYENGKAVPNQAVLAKMERVLGVKLRGKIHK, from the coding sequence ATGCCAACAAGACCAATCGGATCATTCACCCAAGATTGGGAACCAGTTACCCTTCAAAAATCAAAACCAAAATCTCAAGTCCTACGTGACCAAAAATCCGTAACACAAGCTTTACGATCAGGTGCACAGGTCCAAACCATCAAAAAATACGATGGCGGTTCGAATAAAAAACCACCCGCCACAGCCGTGTACGCTAGAAAACTGGATGAAGCGGCCGAACCCGGTTCGTTTGATAAAGTGGGATTAGAGGTGAGACAATTGATTCAAAAGGCAAGGTTAGGGAAGAAAATGAGTCAAGCTGAATTGGGAAAATTGGTTAATGAAAGGACGCAagttgttcaagagtatgagaaTGGGAAAGCGGTTCCGAATCAAGCGGTTTTAGCCAAAATGGAACGAGTTCTTGGTGTTAAACTAAGAGGGAAAATTCATAAGTGA